The following are encoded together in the Eptesicus fuscus isolate TK198812 chromosome 16, DD_ASM_mEF_20220401, whole genome shotgun sequence genome:
- the GPATCH11 gene encoding G patch domain-containing protein 11 isoform X1, with amino-acid sequence MTKPSYSFISTISAWLHRSILFTVEGDDTKMLKTKKYSCYMKLNMEEEEDYMSDSFINVQEDIRPGLPMLRQVREARRKEEKQQEANLKNRQKSLKEEEQERRDIGLKNALGCENKGFALLQKMGYKSGQALGKSGDGIVEPIPLKVKTGKSGIGHETLLKRKAEEKLESYRRKIHMKNKAEENAAEQFRMRLKSKQDEMKLEGDLRRSQRACQQLDTQKNIQVPREAWYWLKLEEETEEEEEEENKQDEDEYESEDLSVLDKLQILTSYLREEHLYCIWCGTAYEDKEDLSSNCPGPTSADHD; translated from the exons ATGACCAAGCCGTCATACTCCTTCATTTCCACAATATCCGCATGGTTACACAGGTCAATCCTGTTTACTGTGGAAGGAGACGACACAAAGATGTTGAAAACCAAGAA ATACTCCTGTTATATGAAGTTGAATatggaggaagaagaggactATATGTCTGATTCCTTCATTAATGTCCA aGAAGATATCAGACCAGGATTGCCAATGCTGAGGCAAGTTCGAGAAGCTCGtcgaaaagaagaaaagcaacaaGAAGCTAATTTGAAAAATAGGCAGAAgagtttaaaagaagaagaacaagaaagaCGGGACATTGGGTTGAAGAATGCACTAGGCTGTGAAAACAAAGGGTTTGCTTTGCTCCAGAAGATGGGATATAAAAGTGGTCAGGCCCTTGGCAAGAGTG gagatgGTATTGTTGAACCAATTCCTCTCAAAGTCAAAACAG GAAAAAGTGGCATTGGTCATGAGACATTATTAAAACGGAAAGCAGAGGAAAAATTAGAAAGCTACAGAAGAAAGATTCACATGAAAAACAAAGCTGAAGAAAACGCTGCAGAACAGTTCCG aatgcGACTTAAAAGTAAGCAAGATGAAATGAAGCTGGAAGGAGATCTTAGAAGAAGCCAGCGAGCCTGTCAGCAATTGGATACTCAGAAG AATATACAGGTTCCCAGGGAGGCCTGGTACTGGCTGAAGCTTGAAGAGGAgactgaagaagaggaagaggaagaaaacaaacaagatgaAGATGAATATGAGAGTGAAGATTTAAGT GTACTGGACAAATTACAGATACTGACGAGTTATTTAAGAGAAGAACATCTGTATTGTATTTGGTGTGGCACAGCCTATGAAG
- the GPATCH11 gene encoding G patch domain-containing protein 11 isoform X2, protein MKLNMEEEEDYMSDSFINVQEDIRPGLPMLRQVREARRKEEKQQEANLKNRQKSLKEEEQERRDIGLKNALGCENKGFALLQKMGYKSGQALGKSGDGIVEPIPLKVKTGKSGIGHETLLKRKAEEKLESYRRKIHMKNKAEENAAEQFRMRLKSKQDEMKLEGDLRRSQRACQQLDTQKNIQVPREAWYWLKLEEETEEEEEEENKQDEDEYESEDLSVLDKLQILTSYLREEHLYCIWCGTAYEDKEDLSSNCPGPTSADHD, encoded by the exons ATGAAGTTGAATatggaggaagaagaggactATATGTCTGATTCCTTCATTAATGTCCA aGAAGATATCAGACCAGGATTGCCAATGCTGAGGCAAGTTCGAGAAGCTCGtcgaaaagaagaaaagcaacaaGAAGCTAATTTGAAAAATAGGCAGAAgagtttaaaagaagaagaacaagaaagaCGGGACATTGGGTTGAAGAATGCACTAGGCTGTGAAAACAAAGGGTTTGCTTTGCTCCAGAAGATGGGATATAAAAGTGGTCAGGCCCTTGGCAAGAGTG gagatgGTATTGTTGAACCAATTCCTCTCAAAGTCAAAACAG GAAAAAGTGGCATTGGTCATGAGACATTATTAAAACGGAAAGCAGAGGAAAAATTAGAAAGCTACAGAAGAAAGATTCACATGAAAAACAAAGCTGAAGAAAACGCTGCAGAACAGTTCCG aatgcGACTTAAAAGTAAGCAAGATGAAATGAAGCTGGAAGGAGATCTTAGAAGAAGCCAGCGAGCCTGTCAGCAATTGGATACTCAGAAG AATATACAGGTTCCCAGGGAGGCCTGGTACTGGCTGAAGCTTGAAGAGGAgactgaagaagaggaagaggaagaaaacaaacaagatgaAGATGAATATGAGAGTGAAGATTTAAGT GTACTGGACAAATTACAGATACTGACGAGTTATTTAAGAGAAGAACATCTGTATTGTATTTGGTGTGGCACAGCCTATGAAG